A genomic stretch from Erwinia sp. E_sp_B01_1 includes:
- the mmuM gene encoding homocysteine S-methyltransferase, with product MATELEARGCDLTDALWSAKVLIENPELIYQVHYDYFNAGAQVAITASYQATPQGFAKRGLDEPKSLALIARSVELASRARADYQAANPQAVNLLIAGSVGPYGAYLADGSEYRGDYSLPQPAMMDFHRPRIRALVEAGADILACETLPSFAEIQALVAVLAEFPDTPAWFSFTLRDSEHLSDGTSLSEVVALLDNCPQAVALGLNCIALDQVTAALQALSALTSKPLVVYPNSGEQYDATSKTWHSDASGCTLTDNLSAWQAAGAKLIGGCCRTTPADISAIAKRHSR from the coding sequence ATGGCTACCGAACTGGAAGCACGCGGCTGTGATCTGACCGATGCTTTATGGTCAGCGAAAGTGCTGATTGAAAACCCTGAGCTTATTTACCAGGTGCATTACGACTATTTCAACGCTGGCGCTCAGGTTGCCATTACCGCCAGCTATCAGGCTACCCCGCAGGGATTTGCAAAACGGGGGCTGGATGAACCAAAGTCGCTGGCACTGATTGCCAGAAGCGTGGAGCTGGCAAGTCGTGCCAGAGCCGATTATCAGGCAGCGAATCCGCAGGCAGTTAATCTGTTGATTGCAGGATCTGTCGGGCCCTACGGCGCGTATCTGGCGGATGGCTCGGAATACCGGGGTGATTACTCCCTGCCGCAACCAGCAATGATGGATTTCCATCGTCCCCGCATTCGGGCGCTGGTGGAGGCCGGGGCGGATATCCTGGCCTGTGAAACGCTGCCCTCCTTTGCTGAAATTCAGGCTCTGGTCGCTGTGCTGGCTGAATTCCCCGACACCCCCGCCTGGTTTTCCTTCACGCTGCGTGATAGTGAGCACCTCAGCGACGGTACGTCACTGAGCGAAGTCGTGGCCCTGCTGGATAACTGCCCTCAGGCCGTGGCGCTGGGCCTTAACTGTATCGCTCTGGATCAGGTCACTGCGGCTCTTCAGGCGCTCTCCGCCCTGACCAGCAAGCCGCTGGTGGTTTACCCAAACTCAGGCGAGCAGTACGACGCCACCAGCAAAACCTGGCACAGTGATGCCTCTGGCTGCACGCTAACCGACAATCTCTCCGCCTGGCAGGCTGCCGGAGCAAAACTGATTGGAGGCTGCTGCCGGACCACGCCTGCAGATATCTCAGCCATCGCAAAACGGCATTCAAGATAA
- the mmuP gene encoding S-methylmethionine permease, translated as MQQSNPDTTQQFKRSMKARHLVMLSLGGVIGTGLFFNTGYIISTTGAAGTLLAYLIGALVVYLVMLSLGELSVAMPETGAFHVYAARYLGPATGYTVAWLYWLTWTVALGSSLTAAGFCMQYWFPDSPVWLWCSLFCGLIFLLNVVSSRFFAEGEFWFSVIKVITILAFIILGGAAMFGFIPLKDGSSAPFFHNLTASGWLPHGGLPILMTMVAVNFAFSGTELIGIAAGETENPHKVLPLAIRTTVARLIIFFIGTVLILAALIPMDQAGIVKSPFVLVFEKIGIPYAADIFNFVILTAILSAANSGLYASGRMLWSLSNQQTLPRCFARLTPRGIPLMAISVSMLGGLLALFSSVIAPDTVFVALSAISGFAVVAVWLSICASHFFFRRAHLRAGKPLSELKYRAPWFPVTPIVGFLLCLLACVGLAFDPEQRIALYCGLPFVALCYGAFYLTQLLKKREKAKEALRVTE; from the coding sequence ATGCAGCAAAGTAACCCCGACACAACGCAACAATTTAAGCGCAGCATGAAAGCCCGCCACCTGGTGATGCTCTCCTTAGGCGGCGTAATTGGCACCGGCCTGTTCTTCAACACCGGCTATATCATCTCCACTACTGGCGCGGCAGGCACGCTTTTGGCCTATCTGATCGGTGCGCTGGTGGTTTATCTGGTGATGCTCAGCCTGGGGGAACTCTCTGTTGCGATGCCGGAAACCGGTGCTTTTCATGTTTATGCTGCACGCTATCTCGGCCCTGCGACAGGCTATACGGTGGCCTGGCTCTACTGGCTGACCTGGACAGTGGCGCTGGGATCCAGCCTGACAGCCGCCGGATTCTGTATGCAATACTGGTTCCCGGACTCGCCCGTCTGGCTATGGTGCTCACTGTTCTGCGGGCTAATCTTTCTGCTGAATGTGGTCTCCTCGCGCTTCTTCGCGGAGGGGGAGTTCTGGTTCTCTGTGATCAAAGTGATCACCATCCTGGCTTTTATTATTCTGGGCGGTGCAGCCATGTTCGGCTTTATCCCGCTGAAAGATGGCAGCAGCGCCCCGTTTTTCCACAATCTGACGGCTTCGGGCTGGTTGCCGCACGGTGGGCTGCCTATTCTGATGACCATGGTTGCCGTGAACTTCGCTTTCTCCGGCACTGAGCTGATTGGCATTGCCGCCGGTGAAACGGAAAACCCGCATAAGGTTCTGCCACTGGCGATCCGGACTACCGTAGCCCGCCTGATCATCTTCTTTATTGGCACCGTGCTGATCCTGGCGGCGCTGATCCCGATGGATCAGGCCGGGATCGTCAAAAGCCCGTTTGTACTGGTCTTTGAAAAGATCGGTATTCCCTATGCAGCCGACATTTTCAACTTTGTGATCCTGACGGCGATCCTTTCTGCGGCAAACTCCGGGCTTTATGCTTCTGGCCGCATGCTCTGGTCGCTCTCTAATCAGCAAACGTTGCCACGCTGTTTCGCAAGGCTGACCCCTCGCGGTATCCCGTTGATGGCCATTTCGGTCAGCATGCTGGGTGGTTTGCTGGCGCTTTTTTCCAGCGTGATCGCGCCGGATACCGTATTTGTGGCGCTTTCAGCCATCTCCGGTTTTGCGGTAGTGGCTGTCTGGCTGAGTATCTGCGCCTCACACTTTTTCTTCCGTCGTGCACATCTGCGTGCAGGTAAACCGCTTTCGGAACTCAAATATCGCGCTCCGTGGTTCCCTGTCACCCCGATTGTGGGCTTCCTGCTCTGTCTGCTGGCCTGTGTAGGGCTGGCCTTCGATCCTGAACAACGCATTGCGTTATACTGCGGCCTGCCCTTTGTAGCGCTGTGCTACGGGGCTTTCTATCTGACTCAGCTGCTGAAAAAGCGCGAAAAGGCTAAGGAGGCTTTGCGTGTTACCGAATAA
- a CDS encoding DUF2002 family protein — translation MYLRPDEVARVLEGAGFEMDAVTPKAYGYRRGDNYVYVNREARMGRTALVIHPTLKEKSHGYAHPASEMKSCDEYVQFPMYLAGENQDHYGIPHGFSSRAALERYIVNMFG, via the coding sequence ATGTACTTACGCCCTGATGAGGTCGCTCGCGTACTGGAAGGTGCGGGATTTGAAATGGACGCGGTGACACCAAAAGCCTATGGTTATCGCCGCGGCGATAACTATGTTTATGTTAATCGTGAAGCGCGTATGGGTCGTACCGCACTGGTTATTCACCCTACGCTGAAAGAGAAAAGCCACGGCTATGCCCACCCGGCTTCAGAGATGAAGTCCTGTGATGAATATGTGCAGTTCCCAATGTATCTGGCGGGAGAGAATCAGGATCACTACGGCATCCCTCATGGATTCAGCTCCCGGGCTGCCCTGGAACGTTATATTGTGAATATGTTTGGTTAA
- a CDS encoding DUF883 family protein, whose product MFNRKTKNDDIDINQDVSQLADTLDDLLKSYGSKTKDEVDGARSRAEALLKETRAKLNGKNRVTQVAKDAGVQVDSYVRDKPWHGVGIGAAVGILVGALIATTTTPRN is encoded by the coding sequence ATGTTTAACCGGAAAACAAAAAATGATGACATTGATATTAATCAGGACGTGTCTCAACTGGCCGATACTCTCGACGATTTGCTGAAATCTTACGGTAGCAAAACCAAAGATGAAGTGGATGGTGCCCGCTCACGCGCAGAGGCTTTACTGAAAGAGACCCGCGCTAAGCTTAACGGCAAAAACCGTGTCACTCAGGTGGCAAAGGATGCCGGTGTGCAGGTGGACTCCTATGTTCGTGATAAACCCTGGCACGGCGTGGGCATCGGTGCAGCGGTAGGTATTTTGGTTGGGGCCCTGATTGCAACGACTACAACGCCACGTAACTAA
- the nrdH gene encoding glutaredoxin-like protein NrdH gives MRIIIYTKNNCVQCNATKNAMDKQGIDYKLVNLDQEPAAIETLKSLGYRQVPVVMAEEDHWSGFRPDKISALGQLTAMQG, from the coding sequence ATGCGCATTATTATTTACACAAAGAACAACTGTGTCCAGTGCAATGCAACTAAAAACGCGATGGATAAGCAGGGGATCGATTACAAGCTGGTTAACCTCGACCAGGAACCGGCCGCGATCGAGACCCTGAAATCTCTGGGCTACCGTCAGGTGCCGGTGGTGATGGCGGAAGAAGATCACTGGAGCGGTTTCCGTCCGGATAAAATATCCGCTCTCGGTCAGCTTACGGCGATGCAGGGCTGA
- the nrdI gene encoding class Ib ribonucleoside-diphosphate reductase assembly flavoprotein NrdI, with protein sequence MFTLVYFSSQSENTHRFVMRTGLPARRIPLDIAQRLQVDQPYILVVPSYGGGTSRGAVPKQVIQFLNDVSNRQLIRGVIASGNRNFGEAYCLAGSIIAQKCQVPCLYRFELLGTADDIANVYQGVTQFWQRQRVPS encoded by the coding sequence ATGTTCACACTGGTCTATTTCTCCAGCCAGTCTGAAAACACTCACCGCTTTGTTATGCGAACCGGCCTGCCCGCCCGTCGTATCCCGCTGGATATCGCGCAGCGTTTGCAGGTCGACCAGCCTTATATCCTGGTGGTACCCAGCTACGGCGGCGGCACCAGCAGGGGTGCGGTGCCTAAGCAAGTCATCCAGTTTTTGAACGATGTCAGTAACCGCCAGCTTATCCGGGGTGTTATCGCCTCAGGTAACCGCAATTTTGGCGAGGCGTACTGCCTGGCAGGCAGCATCATTGCGCAGAAATGCCAGGTGCCCTGCCTCTACCGGTTTGAATTACTGGGCACCGCCGACGACATCGCCAACGTTTATCAGGGAGTAACCCAATTTTGGCAGCGACAGAGAGTACCCTCTTAA
- the nrdE gene encoding class 1b ribonucleoside-diphosphate reductase subunit alpha: MLNLYDAEGNIQFEKDKEATRQYFLQHVLPNTVKFDSVGERLQYLVSEGYYEAEVLNAYPFAFVTTLFEQAYQRRFRFQTFLGAWKFYTSYTLKTFDGKRYLEGFTERVCMVALTLAKGDQALALSLMEEMLSGRFQPATPTFLNCGKQQRGELVSCFLLRIEDNMESIGRSVNSALQLSKRGGGVAFLLSNLREAGAPIKRIENQSSGVIPVMKMLEDAFSYANQLGARQGAGAVYLHAHHPDILRFLDTKRENADEKIRIKTLSLGVVIPDITFQLAKTHQPMALFSPYDVERIYGLPFADISISEKYHEMLADERITRTFINPREFFQTLAEIQFESGYPYIMFEDTVNRANPIQGRINMSNLCSEILQVNTPTEYNDDLSYNRIGKDISCNLGSLNIAHTMDSPDFARSVEIAVRGLTAVSDQSHIHSVPSIERGNAQSHAIGLGQMNLHGYLAREGIHYGSEAALDFTNLYFYAITYHALRTSNLIAQERGERFAGFEASRYATGEYFTQYVEQNWQPRTAEVAALFAGAGIALPDRQAWKDLRDAVMKHGIYNQNLQAIPPTGSISYINHATSSIHPIVSRIEIRKEGKTGRVYYPAPFMNNVNQEFYRDAYDIGPEAIINTYAEATRHVDQGLSLTLFFRDTATTRDINKAQIYAWKKGIKTLYYIRLRQMALLGTEVEGCVSCSL; the protein is encoded by the coding sequence ATGCTGAATCTCTATGATGCTGAAGGCAATATTCAGTTTGAGAAAGATAAGGAAGCGACACGCCAGTACTTCCTGCAGCATGTCCTGCCCAATACGGTGAAGTTTGATTCAGTGGGTGAGCGCTTACAATATCTGGTGTCCGAAGGCTATTACGAAGCAGAGGTACTGAACGCCTATCCGTTTGCTTTTGTCACCACGCTGTTTGAGCAGGCTTATCAACGCCGCTTTCGCTTTCAGACCTTCCTGGGCGCGTGGAAGTTTTATACCAGCTACACGCTGAAAACCTTTGACGGCAAACGCTATCTTGAAGGCTTTACTGAACGTGTCTGTATGGTGGCGCTGACGCTGGCCAAAGGAGATCAGGCTTTAGCCCTGTCGCTGATGGAAGAGATGCTTTCCGGACGCTTCCAGCCTGCCACCCCCACTTTCCTCAACTGTGGGAAACAGCAACGTGGCGAGCTGGTGTCATGTTTCCTGCTGCGTATTGAAGACAATATGGAATCCATCGGCCGCTCGGTGAACTCCGCCCTTCAGCTCTCCAAGCGCGGCGGCGGCGTGGCGTTTCTGCTGTCGAATCTGCGTGAAGCCGGTGCGCCGATTAAGCGCATTGAAAACCAGTCTTCCGGGGTGATCCCGGTGATGAAAATGCTGGAAGATGCCTTTTCCTATGCCAATCAGCTCGGCGCGCGCCAGGGAGCCGGTGCCGTTTATCTGCATGCGCATCATCCGGATATCCTGCGTTTCCTGGATACCAAGCGTGAAAACGCGGATGAAAAAATTCGCATCAAAACGCTGTCGCTGGGCGTGGTCATTCCGGATATCACTTTCCAGCTGGCTAAAACCCATCAGCCCATGGCGTTGTTTTCACCCTACGATGTGGAACGCATTTACGGTCTGCCGTTTGCCGATATCAGCATCAGTGAAAAATATCATGAGATGCTGGCAGATGAGCGCATAACACGGACCTTTATTAATCCACGCGAGTTTTTCCAGACGCTGGCAGAAATCCAGTTTGAGTCTGGCTATCCCTACATCATGTTTGAAGATACGGTGAACCGCGCTAATCCGATTCAGGGACGGATCAACATGAGCAACCTCTGCTCAGAGATCCTGCAGGTCAATACCCCCACTGAATACAACGATGATCTGAGCTACAACCGGATCGGCAAGGATATCTCCTGCAATCTGGGCTCGCTGAATATTGCTCATACTATGGATTCGCCTGATTTCGCCCGCTCGGTAGAAATTGCCGTCAGAGGGCTGACAGCGGTATCCGATCAGAGTCATATCCACTCTGTTCCTTCCATTGAGAGAGGCAATGCTCAGTCACACGCTATCGGCCTGGGGCAGATGAACCTGCATGGCTATCTGGCGCGCGAAGGCATTCATTATGGTTCTGAGGCGGCCCTGGATTTCACCAACCTCTATTTCTATGCCATCACCTATCATGCATTGCGCACATCGAACCTGATTGCGCAGGAGCGTGGAGAACGTTTTGCCGGTTTTGAAGCGTCGCGTTATGCCACCGGCGAGTATTTTACCCAATATGTGGAGCAAAACTGGCAGCCCCGCACGGCTGAAGTGGCTGCGCTGTTTGCAGGCGCCGGTATTGCGTTACCCGATCGGCAGGCCTGGAAAGATCTGCGCGATGCGGTGATGAAGCACGGGATTTATAATCAGAATTTGCAGGCGATCCCCCCAACCGGCTCCATCTCCTACATCAACCATGCGACATCCAGTATTCACCCTATCGTTTCCCGGATTGAGATCCGCAAAGAGGGGAAAACGGGCCGCGTCTATTACCCTGCGCCGTTTATGAATAACGTGAATCAGGAGTTCTACCGCGACGCCTATGATATCGGGCCGGAAGCGATCATCAATACCTATGCCGAAGCCACGCGCCATGTCGATCAGGGGCTTTCTCTGACGCTGTTCTTCCGCGATACCGCCACCACTCGCGATATCAATAAGGCGCAGATTTATGCCTGGAAGAAAGGGATCAAAACCCTCTATTACATTCGCCTGCGCCAGATGGCCCTTCTGGGCACTGAAGTGGAAGGCTGCGTTTCCTGCTCGCTGTAA
- the nrdF gene encoding class 1b ribonucleoside-diphosphate reductase subunit beta: MKLKRVHAINWNQIEDDKDLEVWNRLTANFWLPEKIPLSNDIPAWNSLNAEEQRLTIRVFTGLTLLDTIQNSVGAPALMADAVTPHEEAVMSNISFMEAVHARSYSSIFSTLCHTTDVDAAYAWSEDNQPLQRKAEIILEHYHHDDPLKKKIASVFLESFLFYSGFYLPMYWSSRGKLTNTADLIRLIIKDEAVHGYYIGYKYQKALEKESQARREELQQFAVELLLALYENELAYTAALYDEVGWGEEVTKFLHYNANKALMNLGYDALFPAELTDVNPAILSALSPNADENHDFFSGSGSSYVMGKAVDTEDEDWNF, encoded by the coding sequence ATGAAACTAAAACGTGTGCACGCTATTAACTGGAACCAGATTGAAGATGATAAAGATCTGGAAGTCTGGAACCGCCTTACAGCCAATTTCTGGCTGCCGGAGAAGATTCCCCTCTCTAATGATATCCCCGCGTGGAACAGCCTGAATGCTGAAGAACAACGTCTGACAATCCGTGTTTTCACCGGGCTGACCCTGCTTGATACCATTCAGAACAGTGTTGGAGCGCCCGCGCTGATGGCGGATGCCGTCACGCCCCATGAAGAAGCGGTAATGTCTAATATCAGCTTTATGGAAGCTGTTCATGCCCGCTCCTACAGCTCTATATTCTCCACGCTTTGTCATACCACGGATGTGGATGCGGCCTATGCCTGGAGCGAAGATAATCAGCCGTTACAGCGTAAAGCAGAGATTATCCTTGAGCACTATCATCATGACGATCCGCTGAAAAAGAAAATCGCCAGCGTGTTCCTGGAATCTTTCCTTTTCTATTCCGGCTTTTATCTGCCGATGTACTGGTCCAGCCGTGGCAAGCTGACCAATACCGCCGATTTAATCCGTCTGATCATCAAAGATGAGGCGGTACATGGCTATTACATTGGCTACAAATACCAGAAGGCGCTGGAAAAAGAGAGCCAGGCTCGCAGGGAGGAACTTCAGCAGTTTGCAGTGGAGCTGTTACTGGCGCTTTACGAGAATGAACTGGCCTACACGGCGGCCCTGTATGATGAGGTGGGCTGGGGCGAAGAAGTGACGAAGTTCCTTCACTATAACGCCAACAAAGCGCTGATGAACCTGGGGTATGACGCGCTGTTTCCGGCAGAACTCACTGACGTCAATCCGGCGATCCTCTCCGCGTTATCCCCCAACGCGGATGAAAACCACGATTTCTTTTCCGGCTCTGGCTCTTCGTATGTAATGGGGAAAGCGGTCGATACCGAAGACGAAGACTGGAATTTTTGA
- the proV gene encoding glycine betaine/L-proline ABC transporter ATP-binding protein ProV: MAIKLEVKNLYKVFGENPDRAFKHIEKGIGKEALLEKTGLSLGVKDASLAIEEGEIFVIMGLSGSGKSTMVRLLNRLIEPTRGQVIIDGVDIAKISDSELREVRRNKISMVFQSFALMPHMTVLNNAAFGMELAGIPLQERQEKALDALRQVGLDNYAHAYPDELSGGMRQRVGLARALAINPDILLMDEAFSALDPLIRTEMQDELVKLQSRHQRTIVFISHDLDEAMRIGDRIAIMQGGEVIQVGTPDEILNNPANDYVRTFFRGVDISHVFSAKDIARRGAGSLMRKAPGFGPRSALKLLQDDDREYGYILEKQRFIGVVSTDSLKAALASGEGLDGALLSSPVAMPGDTSLNDLLSHVAQAPCAVPVIGEDNQYIGIISKGTLLQALDREGATSE, from the coding sequence ATGGCAATTAAACTTGAAGTGAAGAACTTATATAAAGTATTTGGGGAAAATCCCGATCGTGCTTTTAAGCATATCGAGAAAGGGATCGGTAAAGAGGCGCTGCTCGAGAAAACAGGACTCTCTCTCGGGGTGAAAGATGCCAGTCTGGCCATTGAAGAAGGCGAGATATTTGTGATCATGGGGTTGTCCGGCTCAGGAAAATCCACCATGGTTCGCCTTCTCAATCGTCTGATAGAACCTACTCGTGGTCAGGTTATTATTGATGGCGTTGATATAGCCAAAATATCTGACAGCGAACTGCGTGAAGTCCGCAGAAATAAAATCAGCATGGTGTTCCAGTCCTTCGCATTAATGCCGCATATGACGGTATTAAATAATGCCGCTTTCGGCATGGAATTAGCGGGAATTCCACTACAGGAACGTCAGGAAAAAGCGCTGGATGCGCTGCGCCAGGTTGGCCTCGATAATTATGCCCACGCTTATCCGGATGAATTATCTGGCGGGATGCGTCAGCGCGTTGGATTAGCCCGCGCACTGGCCATTAATCCGGACATATTATTGATGGATGAAGCATTCTCAGCACTTGATCCTTTAATTCGTACCGAAATGCAGGACGAACTGGTTAAGCTGCAATCCCGTCATCAGCGCACCATCGTATTTATTTCCCACGATCTGGATGAAGCCATGCGTATCGGCGATCGCATTGCCATCATGCAGGGCGGTGAAGTTATTCAGGTGGGTACGCCAGATGAGATCCTGAATAATCCGGCCAATGATTATGTGCGCACCTTCTTCCGGGGCGTGGATATCAGCCACGTATTCAGCGCGAAAGATATTGCCCGCCGTGGTGCCGGTTCACTGATGCGTAAAGCACCAGGTTTTGGCCCGCGCTCTGCACTGAAGCTGCTGCAGGATGATGACCGCGAATATGGCTACATTCTGGAGAAACAACGGTTTATTGGGGTGGTATCCACTGACTCACTGAAGGCTGCTTTGGCTTCCGGTGAAGGTCTTGATGGTGCTCTTCTCTCTTCTCCTGTCGCCATGCCTGGCGATACCTCGCTGAACGATTTGTTGTCTCACGTTGCGCAGGCACCTTGTGCCGTGCCGGTTATCGGTGAAGACAATCAGTACATCGGGATTATTTCCAAAGGCACGTTATTACAGGCATTAGACCGCGAGGGGGCTACCAGTGAGTGA
- the proW gene encoding glycine betaine/L-proline ABC transporter permease ProW, whose protein sequence is MSEQTTATDPWAASSQSTSAPATDSAQSATTTPAAGSSDPWSTSAAPADGGTSAAPADAAPASGGDAWGSPAGGHDAAAASGSDWLNSAPAPQAEHFSILDPFHKTLIPLDSWVTTGIDWIVSHFRPLFQGIRVPVDYILSAFQQLLLGMPAPVAILVFALIAWQMSSLSMGVATLVSLIIIGAIGAWSQAMVTLALVLTALLFCILIGLPLGIWLARSQRAAKIIRPLLDAMQTTPAFVYLVPIVMLFGIGNVPGVVVTIIFALPPIVRLTILGIKQVPADLIEAGESFGASPRQMLFKVQLPLAMPTIMAGVNQTLMLALSMVVIASMIAVGGLGQMVLRGIGRLDMGLATVGGVGIVILAIILDRLTQSLGRDSRSRGNRHWYATGPLGLFTRPFIK, encoded by the coding sequence GTGAGTGAACAGACAACCGCAACCGATCCATGGGCGGCCTCAAGCCAGTCCACCAGTGCACCTGCAACAGACAGTGCGCAGTCAGCAACCACTACGCCAGCAGCCGGAAGCAGCGATCCCTGGTCAACTTCCGCTGCCCCGGCTGACGGCGGCACCTCTGCTGCGCCAGCGGATGCTGCGCCTGCGAGCGGTGGTGATGCATGGGGTTCTCCTGCGGGTGGCCATGATGCCGCAGCGGCCAGCGGCAGCGACTGGTTAAACAGCGCGCCAGCACCGCAGGCAGAGCACTTCTCCATTCTGGACCCGTTCCATAAAACGCTGATCCCACTGGACAGCTGGGTGACTACCGGTATCGACTGGATCGTCTCTCACTTCAGGCCGCTGTTCCAGGGCATTCGCGTGCCGGTGGATTACATCCTCAGCGCTTTCCAGCAGTTACTGTTGGGGATGCCTGCGCCGGTAGCGATCCTGGTGTTTGCGCTGATTGCCTGGCAGATGTCCAGCCTGAGCATGGGAGTCGCCACGCTGGTCTCGCTGATTATCATCGGTGCCATCGGTGCCTGGTCACAGGCGATGGTTACGCTGGCTCTGGTACTGACGGCCCTGCTGTTCTGTATCCTGATAGGCCTGCCGCTAGGCATCTGGCTGGCAAGATCCCAACGCGCCGCCAAAATTATCCGTCCGCTGCTGGATGCAATGCAGACCACGCCAGCCTTCGTCTATCTGGTTCCTATCGTGATGCTGTTTGGTATCGGTAACGTGCCGGGCGTGGTGGTGACAATTATCTTTGCCCTGCCACCGATTGTCCGCCTGACCATTCTGGGCATTAAGCAGGTTCCCGCAGATCTTATCGAAGCCGGTGAGTCCTTCGGTGCCAGCCCGCGCCAGATGCTGTTCAAAGTTCAGTTACCGCTGGCGATGCCGACCATTATGGCCGGTGTAAACCAGACACTGATGCTGGCGCTGTCGATGGTGGTTATCGCCTCGATGATTGCCGTGGGCGGTCTGGGCCAGATGGTACTGCGCGGGATTGGCCGCCTGGATATGGGCCTGGCGACCGTGGGGGGAGTGGGGATTGTCATCCTTGCCATCATCCTGGATCGTCTGACGCAGTCACTGGGCCGTGACAGCCGCAGCCGTGGTAACCGTCACTGGTACGCCACCGGCCCTCTGGGCCTGTTTACCCGTCCGTTTATCAAGTAA
- the proX gene encoding glycine betaine/L-proline ABC transporter substrate-binding protein ProX yields MRKTALLAAAFTTLAITQVSAADLPGKGITVKPVQSTITEETFQTLLVSRALEKLGYTVEDPSEVDYNVAYTSIASGDGTFVAANWKPLHDDMYNAAGGDKKFYREGTYVQGAAQGYLIDKKTAEKYHITRIDQLKDPKLAKLFDTNDDGKADMTGCTPGWGCEAVINHQLKAFDLSKTVEHNQGNYSAMIADTITRFKEGKPILYYTWTPYWVSDVLVPGRDVVWLQVPFTSMPGAQKDVETKLPNGANYGFPVNTMHIVANKAWAEKNPAAAKLFSEMKLPIADINAQNSRMHDGQSSEADINAHVDGWIKAHQAQFDGWVKDAMAAAK; encoded by the coding sequence ATGCGTAAGACAGCATTGTTAGCCGCTGCATTCACTACACTGGCCATCACTCAGGTTTCCGCTGCCGATTTGCCGGGTAAAGGCATCACCGTTAAGCCGGTTCAGAGCACCATTACCGAAGAAACTTTCCAGACCCTGCTGGTCAGCCGCGCGCTGGAAAAACTGGGTTATACCGTTGAAGACCCAAGCGAAGTCGATTACAACGTGGCTTATACCTCAATCGCTTCTGGTGACGGCACGTTTGTCGCGGCTAACTGGAAGCCTCTGCACGATGACATGTACAACGCGGCCGGTGGCGACAAGAAGTTTTACCGCGAAGGAACCTATGTTCAGGGCGCGGCTCAGGGTTACCTGATCGACAAAAAAACGGCTGAGAAATATCACATCACCCGTATCGACCAGCTGAAAGATCCCAAGCTGGCGAAGCTGTTCGACACCAACGATGACGGTAAAGCTGACATGACGGGCTGTACGCCAGGCTGGGGCTGTGAAGCGGTGATCAACCACCAGCTGAAAGCGTTCGACCTGAGTAAAACAGTTGAGCATAACCAGGGTAACTACTCGGCAATGATTGCCGATACCATCACCCGCTTTAAAGAAGGCAAACCGATCCTCTATTACACCTGGACCCCTTACTGGGTGAGTGATGTGCTGGTTCCGGGCCGTGATGTGGTCTGGCTGCAGGTGCCGTTCACTTCTATGCCTGGCGCACAGAAGGATGTCGAAACCAAACTGCCTAACGGCGCGAACTATGGTTTCCCGGTGAACACCATGCATATCGTGGCTAACAAAGCCTGGGCTGAGAAAAACCCGGCAGCCGCTAAACTGTTCTCAGAGATGAAACTGCCGATTGCGGATATCAATGCCCAGAACTCCCGTATGCATGATGGTCAGTCTTCAGAAGCCGATATCAACGCTCACGTTGATGGCTGGATCAAAGCCCACCAGGCTCAGTTTGATGGCTGGGTAAAAGATGCCATGGCCGCCGCTAAATAA